The sequence CCTTGATTTCCTCCTCCTCCGGCATTTGACCGGTCCCGCCCATGAATCCCCAGCACCGCACAAGCGGCGCAATGGTGCTGTCAAACGCTCCGCCGCTTTCGCGAGACAGCTTTTGCGCGTGCTGCAGGAGCCGGAACAGACTTGGCTCAATGCGGACCGGCTCGAAACTCGCGCGGGCGTTCACGCGGCTGATGTCGCTGGCCGGGCGGTACAAACTGAGATGGGCTTCGAGCCGTTCGACTTCATTCAAGGCTTCCTCGCCCGCCGCGCGCAACCGGACCATGTCGTCGCCATGAAGGAGAATCTCGAATCGCGTTGCCATGGCCCGGCGAGCGACGGCGACGGTTTTCATCTTTGGAGAGGCCGTGGGAGTTAGCCATCAAAGGGGCAGGCTGGAAGCCTGCCCTACTTTGCGCCGAAAACAGGACGGGGTTCCGCGGAAGCCACGGAACCCCGTGATATCAAAACCCATTCGTTCGGCGCGCTAAGACAGCGGCACCATCCCATAAGTCAGCGCTTCCACCGGCTTTCCGTCGCCCGTGGTCAGTTTGCGCGTCTTCTCGTCGAAGAGGCACGCGATCTTCATGCGCTCGGACATTTCGGCGAGGGAGATCACAGTTTGGACGCGAATGGCGAGGTCGATCCCGGCGTTGGGCTCTTTGCTCGTGCGAATGCAGTCGAACCAGTTCTTCTCGTGCACCCGGAGATCCTCGTGCTGCAAACCCCGGATCGGATCGAGCGCGAATTCTTTGCGTTCGGTTTCGCTTAGGCCCTCGAATTCCTCCGCGAAGGACCGCTGCGGAGTCATTTTCACCTCGTTGCCCTGGTCGGCGATCTCGAAAGTGCCTTTATGGCCGTAAATGGCAAAACCGGGGCTCTTGTCGTTGACCGTGCTGCACGTGACCGTCACCATGTAGCCGCTTGGGAATTCGGCAATCAACTGGACGTGCTCCGGCACATCGCGCTCCGGCGTGCCGGGAGTATGGCGGTCTGTGTGAACGTGTTTTGTGCCGATGCTGATGACGCGCGAAGGGAATTCCGGGTTCCCGCTCGCCAGCATGAGCGGATGGAGCCGGTGAGGAACCAGGTCGCCCAGCAATCCCGAACAATACGGATAGTATTTGCGCCAGCGATGGAAGGCATCGGCGCTGAACGGCCGCTTGGAAACAGGCCCCAGCCAACGATCCCAATCGATGTTTTCCGGGGTCGATTCCTTCTCGATGGCGTAATTCCATTCGCCCTTGGGATTATTGCGGCAATAGTAGCCTTGCCCCCAGACCAAGGCCCCGATGTTCCCCTTCTTGATCATTTCCGCGGCTTTGTGCCATCCCTGAGCTGAACAACCTTGCGAACCGACGGTGAAAATCTTCCGGGTGCGTTTCACCGTGTCGTACACGCGGAAGGCCTCGCCCAGATAGCGCGTCATCGGCTTCTCGCAATAGACATGTTTGCCCGCTTCCATGGCATCGATGGAAATCTGGGCGTGCCATGGGTCGTGG comes from Verrucomicrobiota bacterium and encodes:
- a CDS encoding Gfo/Idh/MocA family oxidoreductase — protein: MEQKSNQPTAGSDTRREFIKKTAAAAAAVAATGVLKTPVYGQGQAPAAGRVIGANDRIAVAVVGVGSGIGKNHLQGIYDNARANNVVVAAACDVFNKRRDWAKQTAGLKDSDLYIDHRKLLERNDIDAVVVATHDPWHAQISIDAMEAGKHVYCEKPMTRYLGEAFRVYDTVKRTRKIFTVGSQGCSAQGWHKAAEMIKKGNIGALVWGQGYYCRNNPKGEWNYAIEKESTPENIDWDRWLGPVSKRPFSADAFHRWRKYYPYCSGLLGDLVPHRLHPLMLASGNPEFPSRVISIGTKHVHTDRHTPGTPERDVPEHVQLIAEFPSGYMVTVTCSTVNDKSPGFAIYGHKGTFEIADQGNEVKMTPQRSFAEEFEGLSETERKEFALDPIRGLQHEDLRVHEKNWFDCIRTSKEPNAGIDLAIRVQTVISLAEMSERMKIACLFDEKTRKLTTGDGKPVEALTYGMVPLS